Proteins encoded together in one Bactrocera neohumeralis isolate Rockhampton chromosome 4, APGP_CSIRO_Bneo_wtdbg2-racon-allhic-juicebox.fasta_v2, whole genome shotgun sequence window:
- the LOC126754989 gene encoding chymotrypsin inhibitor-like isoform X2 produces MNTKFCLLFLFVLCIVSFVSAKPQGGSGCGLNEEFTTCGTACPPKCNQGSGTIVCTLQCIVGCQCKTGYLLDNQGRCVEQRNC; encoded by the exons ATGAATACCAAATTCTGTctgctgtttttgtttgttctttgcATTGTTAGTTTTGTGTCGGCGAAGCCACAAGGAG GCTCTGGCTGTGGGCTAAATGAGGAATTCACAACCTGCGGCACCGCCTGCCCGCCAAAATGCAACCAGGGTAGTGGTACGATCGTTTGCACCCTGCAATGCATTGTCGGATGTCAATGTAAAACTGGCTATTTGTTGGATAATCAAGGTAGATGTGTCGAACAAAGGAATTGTTGA
- the LOC126754989 gene encoding chymotrypsin inhibitor-like isoform X1 — MNTKFCLLFLLVVCAAGFVSAKPQGGSGCGLNEEFTTCGTACPPKCNQGSGTIVCTLQCIVGCQCKTGYLLDNQGRCVEQRNC; from the exons ATGAATACAAAAttctgtttgttgtttttgctcgtTGTATGCGCTGCTGGTTTTGTGTCCGCGAAGCCACAAGGAG GCTCTGGCTGTGGGCTAAATGAGGAATTCACAACCTGCGGCACCGCCTGCCCGCCAAAATGCAACCAGGGTAGTGGTACGATCGTTTGCACCCTGCAATGCATTGTCGGATGTCAATGTAAAACTGGCTATTTGTTGGATAATCAAGGTAGATGTGTCGAACAAAGGAATTGTTGA